A segment of the Trifolium pratense cultivar HEN17-A07 linkage group LG7, ARS_RC_1.1, whole genome shotgun sequence genome:
GTTGAAGAGATTCGAATTggaacaaaatcaaaatcacagATCCGATTCAATTCACCGTTTAAAGGTGGAAAAAGTGGAATTCAGAAGATTCTTCAAGAAGcttataagaaaaaagaaacatcGATTATGATTCGTGTTCGAAGAGGTTCTGATGAATTAGCAGAGTTACAAGCTTGTATTGTTCCGAATGAGTTAACGGGGAAGAAACAGTTTGTTTTGAGATCCATTGATGACCCGAATTATGTTGTCGGGTTTTTGGATCGAACCGAAGTTGAATGCTTTGAGATTCAAGGTAATTGATTAATTGCTTTACACCTAACTTAACTTACTTTATCTGTTTTTGCTTTTTTGactttttgattaatttttttagcttttgcgtttgtgttttgtttttgttgttattaaaaatttaaaatagtaatAGTTTGAGTGCATGTGTGTGAGATTGTTGTTGCTTCCCGttacattttcatttttgttccCACGTGATTTCCTTTCACACGTGTGAATCATGAACactcatattttttttgctctgtatggacttagcccaccgaaattggcaccagtgggaatcgaaccacctTATCACTCGAGCTCGACAACAAAAATAAGGCTACTTAAAATGGAAATAAATTTGATCGACTAGTAATTACTATTAGATTAAGGGTCAGGGTTTGAGCCCGAAATCtctcatttattcattttaagaaatGAATTTTTAGCCACAAGGCTActtttgacaacaaaaaaagggaaagaaataGGAGACTAAAATCATGAATTAGAGAACACAAGGAccaaaaattaacattaaatttGAGTTTGGAAACATTGGTCGTCATTCGATTATGATTAAATGGTCTGggtaaaaagaatattttagttttataatTTAAAGTACCAATTTTAAGTCTGGATAATCTGATCTTGATCAAATGACTACCAATATTTTACTACTTGAATGCAGTAGTCAAACACAATCCATTAAATTTTAAGTCCTTCTTATCAAATTGGATTACCTGCTGTCACATTTTCGCCGTGTTCATGTGTTTAGGACAACTGTAGCCATTCGATCGAGATCGGACAATTTAGATTTCAAtagaaatttcaatttttatttaaattaaataaaaatttcgaTATTAAAACTTGAATCACTTGATCTCAATCCAATGACGATTGTTGTCATGATTCCCTtctttgaccaaaaataaaataaaaatggtccCTTCTTTTACTAAACCCTATCCTATCATGTGATTATAGATGCTTAGCTGCCTTAGCATAAACTTCTTCCTACTCGTTAATCTTTATAGAAATGAAATCCATCACTTTCTGAGTTCTCACTCACTTTGTTTGAACTGATTGGCGTTGTTGAATTGAATGTTGACAACGGGCAATGACTTTTATTGGAGGCAATGACTTTTTCATATGATAGCTACAAAGTTTGTCAACAATTCATGCACCATGTTATGTTGTGCATGAAACTTGTGATGATGTCACATGGGTCCTTCCTTGCTGCTGCACATGAATGATAGGGACAATTTCTAATGGTCATCAGTTAGAAACTTAGATTGAATAGGCAGGGTCTAGCGAATTTCGATccaaatatttaatgtttaggGGATATCCACTAGTACAAAAAACGCTTTTTAAGTCAGTTCTGTATCCGACATAAGAATTGGCGCCATTGGCTTAAGAAATATTTcctctaaaatcaattttacttcCTCCAAAAGTGAAGtaaaatttatatgtttaggtgacatgtaaaatcaattttcatgGTCTAGAATTAATTTTACCAATCAAATGAATACGCCGACTAACACCACTGCTAGGAAAACTTTCGATCCATTTCTATATATGACTTGTCTGGATCCTTGTATCGTTGATCTGTAGCGGCGATGCAAGTATAGTTATGTGTGAGACTCATATTTAAGTGGGAAATTTTGGAAATGagcaaaataaaatagataaaacatgtgactcatatttaatatttaaggTTTTGAGTGAATATGCGGTAAGGTAAATAATCTTGGCCAAAAGCCTTATCTGTTTCTTCAAATATCATAGTTCTGCTTTGAACACAATCATGTATTATGAATTTCAACTGATTGAAAGGTTATATATCACATGAACTTAAAAGACAGGAATATCAATGAATCTTTGCATTCACCTTAATGATTGATTTTTTGTAGCACAAGTCTTAGTAGTTATTTGTTCTACAATGGAATTGTAATACctttttttagcttttttaCTTTCTCACATTATAACCATAATTTTCAGCTTCAAGGAGTAGTAGGATGGTAAATGCACTAACCAAGACAAAACTACAAGATGGATATGTTTCTTATCCATGGGAGAGGACAATGCAAGAGATGCTACCAGTTCCGAATTCGAGTAATTTCCTTTCCATATTACTCCTTCCAAAAGCTTCGGATAGAGTATCATCTCGCTACAATGATCTAGAGGACACCCTAGCAAGAGCAAATGCTTGGATCAATGCAGGTCAAGCTTCTGGTGTCCCTATTGTCTTCATGAACATTCAAACCGAGTCCCTACTCACTAAGGTAAATAAATGATCACAAGTTTAACTTAAACAACTAAGCTTGAAAAAAAAGACTTAGTACTTTTGTTTTTGTGGCAGATATCTGGGGAGACAGCTTCTTCCACTGTGAATACAGGGTCTCTTTCTGACTTATCTAACCTAGCAAATGCAAGCCTTTATGGCTTTGAAGATTACCATGGAATAGATATAGGCGTTGTTCGAGCCATTCGCTTATGGTATGCTCCTGTTGGTGGAGAGCTTTCTATTGAGATCAAACTAAAAGAGGAAGATTCAAAGCTCGGATTCGCCATTAGTCGAACAGAAGAggtctccctctctctctctctctatctctcatTCATTATTTTATGATTTGTCCTCAATTTTAGTCATGGAGACATCAAAAACCATGATGTCTGGCCTAGATTGCAGCAAAAgactttttcaaatttttagctGATACTTTTATTGCAATGTACAGGGATTTATTTTCATTTCGTCGGTGATTAATCAAGAAAATGTGCCCTCTACACGTTCGGGGCTAAGCAGTCTCTATAAACTAGCAACAGATACTTGTAGGTTATTGGTAGTTTCAAGAGTATCAAACCAAAAAGTACTTCCATGGATGGTATCTTCAACAGGAGCAATTCGATGTTACGACACAGTTTCCTTGAGCCAGAAGCTATCCTTACACAGACACACTAGAGTTCCAATTCTCCTTCATGTCTTCCTTTGGGACCGATCATTGGTTAATTCGAGCGGTGGAAGCAATAGATTCAGAGCTTTATCTCCTTCTGTGTTGCAACCATTGCCATCTGAAGTTCAAATTGGTCGCTTTTCGAATGAAACTCATACACTGCCTTTGCCTCCAGAAGCTTCTGATCCAACTGATATCACTGGTGAGGTTTCGCAGTCGCGGCTTGAGAGAGACACTGCTGGTGAATCATCATTCAGATTTCATGATTTCTCTCTGTCTAGCAATTgggtataatatatattatacatagTTGACACtatgattttgttgttttttattttttttgtaatgtaCATAAATACAAACTATATACATTACACTGGACTTGTAGAATAATGAAGCATATAGAGTTGGTTAatactttgaaaaaatgacCTTTATTATTAAGGAGCTTAATCTATGTTGTGTtgtgaaattaattaaaattacagAAAGATGTTGTAAATGAGTCTTCTCAAGGGAACTTTCACAACATCAGTGAGTCTTCTCAAGTCTGATGCTTTCAGTCTCTGTATAACCTCCGATGCAGTGAGCCTCTGACTCTCTTGGAGGCTGTTGTAGCAAGTCTGGGTTCTGAACTAACAGACTctgtttttctgttttgttaGTTAGCTATTTATTAGCTGTCAGTTAGTTGTTATAGCTGGCATAGTTTGTAGTAACAGGGAGACGGTGATGCTCAGAGTGCATCCCGTTCCCCCAATTTCTTTTTTGGTCGGTGTGAGATGTACATTTGCGTGTTTCTTGTATCTGGGTTTcgtaaaaataatcattttccTTACTTTTATAATAATCAAGTTTGGCTTTGTTTGGCATAAA
Coding sequences within it:
- the LOC123894042 gene encoding uncharacterized protein LOC123894042 → MIMDKTDSPTREPKVLSIECLRGSSKADEWKVDMLQTGDIVEEIRIGTKSKSQIRFNSPFKGGKSGIQKILQEAYKKKETSIMIRVRRGSDELAELQACIVPNELTGKKQFVLRSIDDPNYVVGFLDRTEVECFEIQASRSSRMVNALTKTKLQDGYVSYPWERTMQEMLPVPNSSNFLSILLLPKASDRVSSRYNDLEDTLARANAWINAGQASGVPIVFMNIQTESLLTKISGETASSTVNTGSLSDLSNLANASLYGFEDYHGIDIGVVRAIRLWYAPVGGELSIEIKLKEEDSKLGFAISRTEEGFIFISSVINQENVPSTRSGLSSLYKLATDTCRLLVVSRVSNQKVLPWMVSSTGAIRCYDTVSLSQKLSLHRHTRVPILLHVFLWDRSLVNSSGGSNRFRALSPSVLQPLPSEVQIGRFSNETHTLPLPPEASDPTDITGEVSQSRLERDTAGESSFRFHDFSLSSNWV